atcctccgagcagggctactaaccctgctctagcgattccactctggacggtcaagccaagccagaggcgtgagacctacccccgtcatggttcactccgaccggccagagatgggggacagtatactctccctggagaattcagtatatattcctcgcggggtcgctactccccgtcatcagcctcaaatgccctgcggtgcttatatctcattattattgtcgttattatctcaagtgcctttgtcccaattatgttagggtcgacttccagtcacgatgcaactgagtaccagtgttttacaaggagcgactgcctatctgacctccacaaaccggttaaccgctcaaccctacgccccttggtaaaactggtcagatttactggcttctgactacccataatgactgccaagaatgttcaatgacagccggaacctacagtttaacatcccctccaaataacggtcattggtatccaaaatatacatacatagaaagtacatacgaacttagaaaagttgcattggcaggtacttgccagacctggaatcaaacgcacgctcatacttgagagattggttctctacccactaaaccaccacaacttccactaagtcatcacgactttgtcgtctcagtaacatttaatgtttttttacgtaataatacgtgtaatattttagccacacacaacataaatgcggactaattagaatcactacttttatccctatggtcacgcctattgcgcttcagttctcagcgttctgtttagtctgctgtgcttttgccgttgaagtacaaaaattaaatatatggaacgtttctaatggctatgcgtattccgttgtttacaagtcaccggcccttaaaattcaatatcagacgattcagatctttgattttgctaaccccgtcgctggcataagggacaggttccgcgtacgaagtcgcgggcagaagctagttatgaataaatggaataaaaatggaaCGTTTTTCCAAGCAtacaatagtattttttttatttaacttagtaTTCATCAAGTGATCATTTCCCGAGAAAAAAGGACatatttaaatcggttggtagttttgtattattatacctaatattatgcGTGCTATTGTGtttctaattttattgaaacaattaCAAAATCCAGCCTTTAAATTCCCTAACATACTAAAACATACATCATAACCATAAAGGCCAGTCCACAGAAGCGGACGCGTCATAACAACACATAACGCAGTCACATGGACACTCACATCATAAGTGCAATTCCGCATAGTCCTATCATGCGCCGTATTAACGTTATAAATTAGGACGTTTACGGTACACGCCCACTCAAATAACCGTAAACACGGCGTAGTGGCCATTCCCAGCACTTGTGCCACCGGCCTTATGTTCCTGCGTTGTCTCATTCATTTTTCTTTGTCTGCGGTGTGAACATGCCTTTATGTTTAGGTGTTTAGTTagacatttaattttgtggcgacgaaataaaataagaaacagaaaataaaagaacaattttaAGTACATACAGTAGAATTTTACCAGCTTTGCAGCTTGGAATAGAAGAAGGCACATAATTGATGATGTCAATTTCGAAATTGCAGGGGtttcaattttaaagtaaaaaaaacatcacattAAGACTTACGATAAGCAGTCAAATATCCTAAAAAAGCATGCAGGTCACATACAAAGCGCATTATGCACTTCAATATCAATAAACACACAGATCCTACTCAGGATAGCAATAGAAACAAATACTATACGCGCTTCTTTCAAAGGACATTCTTAGAACTTTATTATCGTTTGTGGAATCCGAGCTGGTCCCATTCGAtatctatttacttatattGGTATGACCCGACGTGTGGATGGCACGAAAACTTACACTGGTTAAGGTGAGAACAGATGTGCTACAAAAGTTGGGGAATTCATTAATGGTTGTGGCTATACTGCCGTTGGGCACGTCGATTTGTTTGATAGGTTACAAATGCCATaggtaatgaaaatataaacgtCACGTCActgaattatgtattaaatattttttcccaatGGTTTAAAAGAAGCTATACTTTCATACACTCCACATTTCTTGCCATTTTTTATATCTGACGTCATTGGACCAGTGCTATTCAGACTCAGATACACACAGAGATATACAGAGTTTGAGATACACTAAACAAGATATATAAGACTGATGACTAGAACACCTTTACTCCTCATGCCTTTTTGTCccccaaaaacaaaaacagttttaGCGGTACCCACTGATATGCATGTACCTTTACCTCCCGACATAAGCGCAGCACTAATGGTATTGAGTCTACGAGTACAGACATCTCAGCCATCAGCCACAGCCACGGCTTGCGATGCATACTTATTGCACGATTTTCCAGCGAGCAGTTTCAATTGTGCCCCCCCATTAGTGGTATTCGATTGCTGTTGGATCTAGAAGTGGAGAACGTCATTGAtacttgtatgtaaataaaacgagtctattattttacatttattgtaagAACATCGATTTCCCAGAAAGCGTTTTTGATCATTTTATATATCCAACTTCATAAGTAGCTACTTCATTACGTACCATTTTTATTTCTCAAAGACGAGCACAAACCCGgcttaattataacaaaataaatgccttaagtacataaatataaaggATTTCGTTTCCTAATTGAGAGACGAGAAGCTTCGTTACGACACAAAATTCTATtgccaaatatttatttcaattacaggGTCCCCCTAACCCTTGCAATTGACACGAAAAGAAACCGTTGACATCTAAGAAAAAGGGTTGTGTCACAAAGTAAAGGATTTGATTGAGAGGACACTTAGAACCCCACTTAGCCATTTAAAGCTGTCTCTAATTAACACCCCGCTcgataattaagtatttactcAAGATACGAATTCTTgtgtcaattgtttattttgtttataggcAGAGAAAGGGTTAAGATTTTGCTGTAGGGTATTTTTATAAGCTGTGTCCGTGTGGTACCAAGTTGGACcattaaaaaaacactttcaaacaaaagaaagataTACTACAAAACAAACGACACAAAGAAGGTATACTGGGCAGTTAACAAAGTCattctttgaaataataattcagtaTAGTTACCACCCCACCAAATAATTTACGACTGCAATTTAAGATTCACACAGACCACGTCAGTTATCGACGATCTTTATATCagacaattttataatatttatggcaCGTGCACTGCTCGTTTTATTGATAAAAGTATCATAAAATTGTGTTACCCCTAGCGATGGTCACTGAAAAAGAGGGAGAAACGCAATAAAGGATATGTAATACATTTTCTTTGTGGATTTTACTCTTGACCGCACATGGAATATTTAAAACTGGATGGCTTCGGTCCTTTCTGATGGAATTGGACGGCCACCCTTGTGAATACGGTTTGGGTGTGTTTGCATATATTTATGTgaatattataggtaatatatTCAAGTTGAACGCGCCGCGGGTTTCGGTATGTGAGAGAAATTACGTGCGGACGTCGGGACATGAAGAATTTTGCCAACTTATGTATAGTCGATCGCATATTTGTCAAGTTTTTGAACTGATATTGCCGTAATTCTACTCGAAATATAAAAGTCACAAAAAGTGTaagcattaatttattttgagggATGTAATCAATTCTCAATCATCGCTTACTCGAGGAGGTTGAGATTCTTAACGTAATTTCGTCTTAAGTGTGAGTAAACAGAACGGGAGTGAGCGCCGTGGTAATTAGAGGAGGCACGAGGCACGAGGCGGCCTCTTGAATCCTTAATCGGTGCAACCCGACCATCCCTCGGAGACGTCGCTTTTTGTGATATGGAAACCGTCAACTGTTGCTAATTAGTAGCTAACATTTGCGTTTCTTTTGCAAGGTAATTATTCACTTGTTTGCTACAGATGTAAGGGGTTGGAAACGTGTGAGATTCGGTTTGAAGAGAGATAAGTCTTAATTAAGTGCTTGTCAGTTAAGTTTTACAGCGTGAGACAGTTTTAGATTTTGGTTTGTTATTGTGTTGCTTATTACGGGTTACATGTTTTGGTTTGTGTTGtacttaagtaattataaaaatggaTCATTTCTTGATTCATCATGTGACATTTTTACatacacaaacataatataaggCACAGGTTCAAAGCCAGAAAATTCCAACTTCCCAAAATGAAACCTATGAAATTACCTCATACTGACAGACAACGTCATGGCATTTAACTTTAATATGAAGGGCGTAGGGCTGGAAGTTTGGTAGGAGCATAGGGATTACCCAGTTAGCCGCTTGGCGGAATGCCACGTCACTCAGCCGACAGTACCCGATTGTTCCCGACTATACCCGACTGTACCTAGGAATTGGCGCCATTTACGTAGCCCGTAAAAGCCGGCAATGCAATTTGAAGCATATGACGAGTGTAATACAATGGCTTAGAGTTGAGAGAGGATATTGCATTTTGTCGAGGgaatcgaaaaaaatattactggtCAATTGTATTTTACCCTTGATGAAGATACATTTGTTTATATCCTACTACTAGTACTTTCTCTAGGTTACACGCATGCCCTATGGGAACTACTCCACGCACTTGGATTTCAAATCGGTCCCCTAATGCCTGAGAAAAGTCACGCACTATGACAGTCCGAAAAACGACAGCAATTATGACATAGAACAGTATTTTAACTGAAATAAGCATACCAACGAAAACTTTACATTAAATTGTGATTATAGAAAATCTTTCTACAACACAGAAATCCTTTAAGATAGtcaagtgtttttattttgtagttttatattgAAGTTGGTAGCACACAAGTGATACGGCTTTGTACATAGCTAGCATTCAATTTACTCGAGCACTagtatcgatatatcgataaaatgacATCGCTATTCGATACTTTCGGATATCGTTTACGATGAGATTCCCCTTCTAAGAATTTATTAAGCTGCTACAAGGTTTTTGTTCTGACTTATTTAAACATAGGTACGTGAAAATATATCCTTTTAGATTTTCAAGaacttgtacaaaaatattagaatgaaaaataaattataataatttatagccATCAGTCGATAGTATCACATATCTTTATTGTCTTAtcgttaaaataacaaaatttgcTTGTTTATTAATGAGTATGTAGGTATGCAGGCGCAATCGAGCAGACGAATAAGCTGACATCCGGAAAATCGGAAGAGTTTGTTCTAAAGagggaatatatttttatatttttgaaacctTACCAAGTTCAAACTAAAAGTACTGgaaacctttttaaataaatctcaaaacacaataaaacattaggtTTATTGTTTGGTTTAATAAACTGAATTAATAACCTACAAAACATATACCTATTCATGCAATCATGCTAAAGATATGAAGTTTGCATACAAAAATAGCACTGGTTATTGTACCAAGCGATCGGGGACTTCCCCGCAAAATGTGTACTAGTGCATGCGTTTATCGAATACGTTCCATGGATAACGGTTATAATGGAACCGTCACTACTAATATTTGGAACGCTTCCACTACGTTCCTAATACTATTCAGTTCGAGTTTTAAGCGGGCGATGCTTTAAAAAGAACCTCGTTTAGATAAAcgtaatgaaaaacaaatatctGTCTGATAGCACAAAAGATTATTAACAATAGTCGCATCGGTACGCACTAATGTATCAGTGATTAGTGAATGAGTAACAGTGATTAAAGTATTAGTTCCATCACAAAACCACGTCCCTACTATTAAACGTCCGTATAAAAGACAGTCGTTCTGGGTTGTTCTATTATATCTTTTGGGACCTGGTGGCAAGTAGGTGTGGTGACAATTAGTACACTGTGTTCTCATATTTGATTTTGCCTATCTTCAGTCGATTTTGGGTGAAAAATGTCGGTGAGTAGCCAATgtgaagtttgttttgtttatttagaagTAATGTAAACATTGTATAACCCTTTTTATATGGGTATTGATTATGTCctaaatgactttttattagTCCTATATGGGTACTTGGTTATACCGAACGCTTTTGTGCTGGGGCAGGGcagaaaaatactgaaatagtGGGTGACTAGGTTATGTTTATAATTACAACAGCCGCAGCGCAAAACTTCTTACTCCTTTAAAGTCCAGTTAATGGGTCACAGATACATATTTGGATAGTTCTCGGCAGACTTAATGACGTTTGTAAATAATTCCGAGCCTCATTACATAAGGTTAGAATGAAATTATACCATCTAGAGGTAATTCGATACGGTTATCCACGGGCCGACTGCCCCAACTCGGCTTTGCCTTCAGTCGATCGACTGGTGTGACTTTGAGCGTCTTCTTTATTctaattatatattaatttactaatttcAGACTCCTTACAAAGGCAAAGGACGATGCTTCGGGGAGTACAGGTGTCCGAAATGTAAAAGGGGTTGGATGAGTGCTAACTCCTGGGCAAATTACGGTCAGGAGTGCACTCAGTGCAAGATTAACGTTATGCCTCATAAACAGGTAcgatatatttatgtacataccaAGCATAGTGTAATAAGTACTTATGCACCttttttttaaaatcatcaaatgatccctcccgctgtgggttagcagcggtgagggagtgtcagactcttactgacaaaccgtcgtgttccgtcataggccttttatgtaccagggccgcggtatctcagTACTTATGCATCTCAAAACACATTCCAGCGTTATTTTTTCATAAGGCTTCGTAGGCCTCATATTGGTCCGATCCGATTTTAAGTAGGTCTTGatggttattattatttgataagACTTGCCAAGAAACTCCATACATAGGTGCTCTTGTTCTCGATGTTATTGTCAACGTATAGTAAAATTACTCTTTCTAGATAATTAATAATCAGAGATACCGATAAATTATTGAAGGAACTGCAAGGGTATATAAATCCTGATCGCATATCCATACGTCGGCTGTTAAAGCCACTACGAACTCCTCACGAcagagaagaaataaaaaaagaaaaggaatCTTTCTTTTTCCTTCGTTCAGATGTCAACATTATCTATGAATTAGTTTTTTCCTTTCAGAGACCTCTCCTGAAGCCGGATGGCTTGGACAAGAGTGATCCGAACAAGAGACATCCACAAGATCTCTGCGAAAAATGCAAAGCTCTGGGAAGATATTGCAGAGACACCTATTACTAAACTAGAGAGTATTTTTTGCTGGGCTTTTTTTTAACTGAACGCGTCAGACCgttattttgtatttcactAAAGGAATCATAAAACAATTAAGGGTAGAATGATCGTTAGTTCGTTTGGTTTAAACGCATCCTTACTCTTACGGCGTAATTAGGGTTAAAAATTGCATGTGATAATCGGAAACCAGTTGTTGTTATTCATAATTATAGGTATTAAGTAAGTTTTTATCTCCAAACATCTTGAAAGGGCTGGTTTCATGGATTTTTAAAAATTTCACCCCTTCATTCTCGCATTGGAAATTTTTTTATAACGAAAGCGGAGAAAGTGCAAATTACGGATTTATAagtgttaaattaaaataatattttctaagtattaaataaactaaCGAATTGCAGCAAGTTTTaacacttataaaataattgctcTCAGTCCTCCAAAAAAGAAAACGAATTGTTGGTAGctacaataattttaagtaataaaacatgtGTCAAAGCTACTGTCTTTTCTTTGACCTGTAgtatacctatacatatgtatacttataGCATTAAGTGACTGTATAGAAAGCAGTGATGTGACATTTATCGTAGCTCTATTAGAAGCCAACTGTGTAAATCAACACAGCAAACTCATTTCTGTCGTTCTAAACTTGGCTTAAGCTACTAAAATACAAAGTCACGAGCGATATCAAAACACAAAGATAAGGGTTTCAACTAATTAATATCTGCTGGTACTTTAACCGCAGACGTCGGTTCTAGGATTGCAATTATTCTTGACCCCTGCATAAGACGAAGATGTGGTCCCCAATGTGGTGACCCCAACTCAAAGAACGG
This genomic window from Helicoverpa armigera isolate CAAS_96S chromosome 13, ASM3070526v1, whole genome shotgun sequence contains:
- the LOC110370746 gene encoding zinc finger CCHC domain-containing protein 24, which encodes MSTPYKGKGRCFGEYRCPKCKRGWMSANSWANYGQECTQCKINVMPHKQRPLLKPDGLDKSDPNKRHPQDLCEKCKALGRYCRDTYY